A stretch of DNA from Streptomyces spiramyceticus:
CCACCCACTGGCTCACCGCCGAGCGGCTCGCCGCCGATCACCCGCAGATCGCCGTCGACCCGGATCCGATTTTCATCCGGGCCGGGCAGGTGTGGACCTGCGCGGGTGTCACCTCCGGCATGGACATGGCGCTGGCCATGGTCGCCGAGGACCACGGCCAGGCCCTGGCGCTCGCCACCGCCCGCATGATGGTCATGTACGTGAAACGTCCCGGCGGGCAGAGCCAGTTCAGCGTGCCGCTGTCGATCTACGCACCCTCGGACGACCGGATCGATGAGCTACGCCTGTGGATCGCCGACCGTCTCGCCGACGAACTGTCGATCGAGACACTTGCCGAGCGGATGCACCTGAGCGTGCGCCACCTCGCCCGGCTGTTCCGGCAGCGCACCGGCAGCACGCCCGCCTCGTACATCGAAGCGGCCCGGGTCGAGGCCGCGCGCCGCATCCTGGAAGAGACCGACCGCAGTCTGCCCGAGGTGGCAACCGCGAGCGGCTTGGGCTCCGTGGAGACCCTGCACCGGGCCTTCCGGCGGCGGCTCGTCACCACTCCGGCCGAATACCGGCGCCGCTTCCGGTACCCGCCCGCCGCCGACGCCGCCGGCGCGTTCCCCGAAGGCCCTGTCCCCCTGCCCGAGCAGATCCCGGCACCATGACCCGCAGAGAGAGTCCCATGCCGCTGTCCTCGTTCCCCGACTCGCCGCTCGCCCGCGCCGCCGACCAGATGCTGTGCGCCGCGAGCCCCCCGACGCTGGTGGCCCACTGCCACCGCACCTACCGTTTCGGTTCGGCTTTCCTGGAGGGACAGCGGCGTGCGTTCGACGCCGAGGCGCTGTTCATCGCCTCCGCCCTGCACGACCTGGCACTCACCGAGGCGTATGACGATCCCCAGACCCCCTTCGAGGTGCACGGAGCCCGGCTGGCCGAGCAGGAGTTGCACTCCCGCGGAGCCCGGCCCGATCTGGCCGGGCTGGTCCGGGACGCGATCGCCCTGCACATGGAGATCACCACTGCCGACGACCCCCGGCCGGAGGTGGCTGCGGTCCACCTGGGCGCCGCGGCGGACGTCATGGGGTTGCGCCTGGACCAGCTGCCGCCCGGCCTCCTCGCCGATGTGCTCGAACTCCACCCCCGACAGGGGTTCGCCGCTTTCGTGACCGAGGCGGTACGCCGACAGGCGGCTGCCAAGCCGGACTCGCGGATCGCCCTGCTGATCCGGCACGCCGGTTTCCTGGACCTGATCGCTGCCGCACCGTTCGAGGACTGAACGCACCACAGGCGACTGACGGATCACTCCGTCGATCCTCGACACGACCGGGCCGTCCTGAGTGCCGGATCCGGGCGGCACGCCGGACTTCGGCGTGCCGCGACCCGCAGAAGCCACGCCCGAGCCGAGGCGGAGGCACTTTGGAGGAACCATGTCCCATACGAAGATCATTGCCATGCCAGTCCTGGGAAAGCACGCGATAAATACGTACCTGGTGCTGGGCCGACGCGCTGTCATCGTCGACGCGGGGACGCCGGGAAGCGGCCGCAGGATCTACGAGCAGGTTGCTCGGCACGGAGTGGATCCCCAGGACATCGCTCTGATCGTTCTGACGCACGGTCACATCGACCACTTCGGCTCCGCGACCGAACTGCACCGGCTCACCGGTGCGCCGGTCGCGGGCCATGTCGCCGACCTCGGCCCGTACAACACCGGCCGTTCCCGCCGGCCGTACCTGCCGACCGGGACGATGGGACGCCTGATGAACAGAAGCAAAGCCATGCACGTCACCGTGGAACGAGTCGAACCCGATGTGCTCGTCCGGGGAGAGATGAGTCTGTCCGACTACGGAGTCGAAGCTCGCATCATGCCCAC
This window harbors:
- a CDS encoding GlxA family transcriptional regulator, with translation MPASRRIVIVAFPGVELLDVTGPAEVFSVASGIAGADRPGYRVEIAAARAGELPTSSGVRLVADVALDDVGGQVDTLLVSGAINLVDNGVEPVIDATVVEWLRTAAPQARRTASVCAGAHVLAAAGLLDGLSATTHWLTAERLAADHPQIAVDPDPIFIRAGQVWTCAGVTSGMDMALAMVAEDHGQALALATARMMVMYVKRPGGQSQFSVPLSIYAPSDDRIDELRLWIADRLADELSIETLAERMHLSVRHLARLFRQRTGSTPASYIEAARVEAARRILEETDRSLPEVATASGLGSVETLHRAFRRRLVTTPAEYRRRFRYPPAADAAGAFPEGPVPLPEQIPAP
- a CDS encoding metal-dependent phosphohydrolase; protein product: MTRRESPMPLSSFPDSPLARAADQMLCAASPPTLVAHCHRTYRFGSAFLEGQRRAFDAEALFIASALHDLALTEAYDDPQTPFEVHGARLAEQELHSRGARPDLAGLVRDAIALHMEITTADDPRPEVAAVHLGAAADVMGLRLDQLPPGLLADVLELHPRQGFAAFVTEAVRRQAAAKPDSRIALLIRHAGFLDLIAAAPFED
- a CDS encoding MBL fold metallo-hydrolase, which encodes MPVLGKHAINTYLVLGRRAVIVDAGTPGSGRRIYEQVARHGVDPQDIALIVLTHGHIDHFGSATELHRLTGAPVAGHVADLGPYNTGRSRRPYLPTGTMGRLMNRSKAMHVTVERVEPDVLVRGEMSLSDYGVEARIMPTPGHTAGSVSVLTDGGDLVAGDLVANSFMGLITGRPANPPFHDDPLRNLASLREMLALKPTRLHVGHGTALDPDRVRQWADREEHRLRKLAAKGRLPRRTEPASSHTEPTTGAR